A stretch of DNA from Archangium lipolyticum:
CGCCGGACGTGAGCAACGCACTCGAGGAGGTCTCTGTCGTCTCGTCTTGCCCATCAGACGAACCGCTCGCCAGATCGCACCCGCTCATGAAGAACAGGATTGCGCTCGCGGCATGGAGGAGAAGCCTTGAATGTTTGCGATGGAGCATGGAGCCTGCCTTTGATTGGACCAAGGTGGAATCTTGGCACCCGGCTCTAGAGGCGCTTGCAGCGATATTCGGGTCACTACCACCCGGTTTCTCTCATGCGCCGTCCCGGAGCCCGCGGCGGAGGCCCCGGCCCGGCGAACCGAGCCGGCCATTCGAATGCCGTGGCCCTGGCAACCGCGGAGGTCAAGCCGTACAGCGGACTGACGATGCTTCCGGCGGTCGTCTACCGAGCTCCCGATGCGCTCACGCCATGTCCGGGCAGTCGCCCTGATCCCATGCGTGGCCATCGAAGCGAAGCAGGACGTTGGACCCACAGGACAAGAAGTTCCGGTCTGCCATCGCTCCGGCGTCCACGCTCGAATCGTTCGGCACGCAGTGCCTGCTCAACCTTCTGCCCAGCCAGCGCCTCACCTGGTGGGGCTGGCGTCGATGCATCTGTATTTCGTCCACGCCTACGTGATAGGAGAGGCGATTGCCGTCATTGCTGCTGTTCACCCCTGAGATACTCAAGGGCTGCACTGCGGGAAACGTCACCGTCGTTCGTCCTGCTCTACGGGTCCGGATCGAAAACGATGCTGTCGCCGTCCGGACCCGTCTCGTCGCACCTCACCTACAAGGAGTTCCCCATGCACCGTCTGATCGGAAAGATAGGCTTCACATTGCTCATGGCCGCTGCCGCGGCCGTGCCTTCCAAGGCCTTCGCCCAATCGTGCTCCACTTCGACCGCCTATTACGGCGAGCTGCTGCAGGTCGCGGACCTCGACGGCAACGGCACCAACGAAGCCGTCTGCAACGCTTACAGCGAGATCAACGTGGTCAGCGGCACGACCGCGACCCGCTACCCGCTGAGCAACACCTACTGGACGCTGGCCTCCGTCATCGACGTGGACGGATCGCCAGGTGCGGAAGTCGTGCTGAAGCAGGGCAACCAGCTCACGATCATCAAGCATTACTCGCGAACCACGACCTACTTCAACATCGGCGCCACGTGGGAGATCGGCGCATTCGCCGACGTGGACGGCATCGCCGGCAACGAGATCGCCGTCACCACCCCGACCCAGCTCCGCATCGTGTACGCGCGGACCGGATCCATCACCGATCATTACGTGGGCACGGCCTTCCGGGTGGCCACCGGCGCGGTCTCGGATATGGACAGCAACGCAGGCAAGGAAATCCCGTTGGAGGCGGGCAGCAACCTGATGATCTACGGCCGGAGTGGCGGACTGCGCAGCTTCTACATCGGCGGCACCAACTGGAAGGTCTGCACCGAGATCGCGAACTGTGCCAGCGACATGAACGGCGTGACCGGCGCCGAACTGCTGATCGCGCTGCCGAGCGAAGTGCGGATCGTGTCGCTGCAATCGGGGACGATCAACAGCTATTGGATCGGCAGCCAGTACGCGACGCTGCGCGACGGTGTGCGCGACTTCGACGGCGTCGCCGGCAACGAAATCGCGATGGCCCAGGGCGGCAACGGCAATCTGCTGATCCTGCGTCCACGCGCCGGCTACCTGCAGACCATCAACGGCGCCGGCACCTTCGGCAGTTCGTGGACGCTCGTCGGCTACGTCAATCTTGATGGCGTGGCTGGTGACGAGATCCGGGTCCGCTCCAACACCAACAACCGCATTTACCGCGTCTACCCGCTTTCGGGCACGGTCAGCGCGGAGTAATAACCGGATCTGCCATGAAACGGCTCGCGGCTGCGAGCGCACCGGCGCCGCGAGCGGGCTCGAGCGCGGGGAAGGTGCGCGGCCGCTGACTGCTTGGGCCGCCGCCTCAGGCAAGGAGACGACGGGTCGAGGTCGGGTAGCGGAACACGCGTCGTCTGACACCCTGCCGCTTCTTTTGTATTCGCGTTACGCCCGTAACTCGTATGCTCCGGGGAGCATGAGCTCCCGGGAGCACCTTCATGTCAGGCAAGAAGGCATCGAAGCTGAACTCGGACCTGGTCGCGGCCATCGAAGGCACGGACGCCGAGGCGGTGGCGAAGCTGCTGGCCGCCGGCGCCGATCCCAACTCCCGCAGCAGTGATGACGCGCCGGTTCTGCTGCTGGCGGCCTCCGAGGAGGAACTCGAGCTCGTGGAGCTGCTGCTCGGCGCGGGCGCGGAGGTCGATGCGGTCGACGCGCTCGGGATGTCGCCTCTGATGTATGCCGTCCTGTCTGGGAACGTCGAGGTGGCGGAGCGGCTGATTGCCAGCGGCGCCGACGTCAACCATCAGTGCGACGACGACCTGGGCAACACCGTGCTGACGCTGGCGCTGGACAAGAACGAGCTCCCGGACGAGCCCTCCGCGGCCATGGTGGAGAAGCTCCTCCGCGCGGGGGCGAATCCGAACACCCCCAACGCGGCCGGCTGGCCTCCGCTCCACCGCGCGGCCAGCTTTCCGGACCTCTCCCTCATCGAGCAGCTGCTCGCGGCCGGAGCGGACGTCAAGACGCCGAG
This window harbors:
- a CDS encoding PA5033 family protein; the protein is MHRLIGKIGFTLLMAAAAAVPSKAFAQSCSTSTAYYGELLQVADLDGNGTNEAVCNAYSEINVVSGTTATRYPLSNTYWTLASVIDVDGSPGAEVVLKQGNQLTIIKHYSRTTTYFNIGATWEIGAFADVDGIAGNEIAVTTPTQLRIVYARTGSITDHYVGTAFRVATGAVSDMDSNAGKEIPLEAGSNLMIYGRSGGLRSFYIGGTNWKVCTEIANCASDMNGVTGAELLIALPSEVRIVSLQSGTINSYWIGSQYATLRDGVRDFDGVAGNEIAMAQGGNGNLLILRPRAGYLQTINGAGTFGSSWTLVGYVNLDGVAGDEIRVRSNTNNRIYRVYPLSGTVSAE